In Populus trichocarpa isolate Nisqually-1 chromosome 16, P.trichocarpa_v4.1, whole genome shotgun sequence, a genomic segment contains:
- the LOC7488718 gene encoding abscisic acid receptor PYL4: MPANPPRSSLLIHRINNTTSNTTLNTTNTTTATSCQKRWSPLPCDATPVPETVSRYHTHAVGPNQCCSAVVQQIAAPISTVWSVVRRFDNPQAYKHFVKSCHVILGDGDVGTLREIHVISGLPAAHSTERLEILDDERHVISFSVVGGDHRLANYKSVTTLHSSPSGNGTVVMESYAVDIPPGNTKEDTCVFVDTIVRCNLQSLAQIAENSNRRNNKSSSA, encoded by the coding sequence atgcCTGCTAATCCTCCGAGGTCATCCCTTTTAATCCATAGAATCAACAACACCACAAGTAACACAACCCTAAACACCACCAACACAACCACCGCAACTTCATGCCAAAAACGGTGGTCCCCTCTACCATGCGACGCCACCCCAGTTCCGGAGACCGTCTCACGCTACCACACCCACGCTGTAGGCCCCAACCAGTGCTGCTCTGCGGTGGTACAACAGATCGCTGCCCCAATCTCCACCGTATGGTCTGTCGTTCGCCGGTTCGACAACCCACAAGCTTATAAACATTTCGTCAAGAGCTGCCACGTTATCCTCGGAGACGGTGACGTGGGCACTCTCCGTGAAATCCACGTTATCTCGGGCCTCCCAGCTGCTCACAGCACCGAACGCCTCGAGATCCTCGACGATGAACGGCATGTCATCAGTTTTAGTGTTGTTGGTGGGGACCATAGGCTTGCGAATTACAAGTCGGTTACAACTCTCCATTCGTCTCCCTCAGGGAACGGCACCGTCGTCATGGAGTCTTACGCGGTCGATATTCCTCCTGGAAATACTAAAGAGGACACGTGTGTGTTCGTGGATACCATAGTTCGGTGCAACCTGCAGTCACTGGCACAGATCGCCGAGAACTCGAATAGACGCAATAATAAATCATCATCAGCGTGa